Proteins from a genomic interval of Luteibacter pinisoli:
- the fusA gene encoding elongation factor G, with protein sequence MSTRDTTIPVGRWRNLGIIAHVDAGKTTLTERLLYKTGTIHRTGEVHDGATTTDHMELERERGITIGAAAVRANWTPEGGLPHRLTLIDTPGHIDFAIEVERSLRVLDGAVVVFSGVAGVQPQSETVWHQARRHGVPLMAFVNKMDRPGADFDATLVQMREKLGANPWVVAQPVIDGEHIVGLVDLVAERTWLFDEKGTPVITPWSADERAAHANARAELIAAIADKDDDLAELWLAEKPVDAEALTAALRRGTLAGLGQPVLPGSAFRNVGIEPLLDAFVAYLPSPLDRPSVVGHTDHGDIQVAPDAAAPLAALVFKVVNQSHGPLAFVRVYSGRLHVGDAVWRSGSERTQRVGRLAVVRADDTEAVESAEAGDIVAIMGWKDVATGETLADTHHHVRLETIQAQPAVLSWRLSPERSADLLKLGNGLARLAQEDPSFRVSTDPETGETLVWGMGELHLEVMVERLRREWGVQVRTGSPRVAYQETPARPSGPVEGKLAKQTGGSGQFARVVLSVSPVEGDANRYEDRTTGGVIPKQFQSSVQKGAEQALLEGPRGYPVVGAEVLVLDGQAHAVDSNEAAFHRAAQIAVRSALEATGTVLLEPVMRVSVSAPGVAVGDVLGDLQRRGGQIVNLTDKQERTEIEADVPLAQLDGYSTTLRSLSQGRASATVAFHAYRPATVQEARKQA encoded by the coding sequence ATGAGTACCCGCGATACCACTATTCCCGTCGGCCGTTGGCGCAACCTCGGCATCATCGCCCATGTCGACGCAGGCAAAACCACGCTCACCGAGCGCCTTCTCTACAAGACCGGCACGATCCATCGCACCGGTGAGGTGCACGATGGCGCGACCACCACCGACCATATGGAACTCGAGCGCGAGCGTGGCATCACGATCGGCGCCGCAGCCGTGCGCGCCAACTGGACGCCGGAAGGCGGCCTGCCGCATCGCCTCACGCTGATCGACACGCCCGGGCACATCGACTTCGCCATCGAGGTGGAGCGTTCGCTGCGCGTGCTCGACGGCGCGGTCGTGGTGTTCTCCGGCGTGGCCGGCGTGCAGCCGCAATCGGAAACCGTGTGGCACCAGGCGCGCCGCCATGGCGTGCCGCTGATGGCCTTCGTGAACAAGATGGACCGGCCCGGCGCGGATTTCGACGCGACGCTGGTGCAGATGCGCGAAAAGCTGGGTGCCAACCCCTGGGTCGTGGCGCAGCCGGTCATCGACGGTGAACACATCGTGGGCCTCGTGGACTTGGTGGCGGAGCGCACCTGGCTGTTCGACGAAAAGGGCACGCCCGTCATCACCCCGTGGAGCGCCGATGAGCGCGCCGCGCATGCGAATGCGCGCGCCGAGCTGATCGCCGCGATCGCGGACAAGGACGATGACCTGGCCGAACTGTGGCTGGCGGAAAAGCCCGTGGACGCCGAGGCGCTCACGGCGGCGCTGCGTCGTGGCACGCTGGCCGGCCTTGGCCAGCCGGTGCTGCCCGGCTCGGCCTTCCGTAACGTGGGCATCGAGCCGCTGCTTGACGCGTTCGTGGCGTACCTGCCGTCGCCGCTGGATCGTCCGTCCGTCGTTGGCCATACCGACCACGGCGACATCCAGGTTGCACCTGATGCCGCGGCGCCGCTGGCCGCCCTGGTCTTCAAGGTGGTGAACCAGTCGCATGGTCCGCTGGCCTTCGTGCGCGTGTACTCGGGCCGCCTGCATGTCGGCGATGCCGTGTGGCGCAGTGGCAGCGAGCGTACGCAGCGCGTCGGCCGTCTCGCCGTGGTGCGCGCTGACGACACCGAGGCGGTGGAGTCGGCCGAGGCGGGCGATATCGTCGCGATCATGGGCTGGAAGGATGTCGCCACCGGCGAAACGCTGGCCGATACGCATCACCACGTGCGGCTGGAAACCATCCAGGCGCAGCCGGCGGTGCTGTCGTGGCGGTTGTCACCGGAGCGCTCGGCCGACCTGCTGAAGCTCGGCAACGGGCTGGCGCGCCTGGCACAGGAGGATCCGTCCTTCCGTGTCAGCACGGACCCGGAAACCGGCGAAACCCTGGTCTGGGGCATGGGCGAACTCCACCTCGAAGTCATGGTGGAACGCCTGCGCCGCGAATGGGGCGTGCAGGTGCGCACGGGTTCGCCGCGGGTGGCCTACCAGGAAACGCCGGCCAGGCCGTCGGGCCCGGTGGAAGGCAAGCTCGCCAAGCAGACCGGTGGCAGCGGCCAGTTCGCGCGGGTCGTGTTGTCCGTGTCGCCCGTGGAAGGCGATGCGAACCGCTACGAAGACCGCACGACCGGCGGCGTCATCCCGAAGCAGTTCCAGTCGTCGGTGCAGAAGGGCGCGGAGCAGGCGCTGCTGGAAGGCCCGCGTGGCTACCCGGTGGTGGGTGCGGAGGTGCTGGTGCTCGATGGCCAGGCGCATGCCGTGGATTCGAACGAAGCCGCGTTCCATCGCGCCGCGCAGATCGCGGTGCGGTCGGCCCTCGAAGCCACGGGTACCGTGCTGCTTGAGCCGGTGATGCGTGTTTCGGTGTCCGCGCCGGGCGTGGCGGTGGGTGACGTGCTGGGCGACCTGCAGCGTCGCGGTGGCCAGATCGTGAACCTGACCGACAAGCAGGAGCGCACGGAGATCGAAGCCGACGTGCCGCTGGCCCAGCTCGACGGGTACAGCACCACCCTGCGCAGCCTGAGCCAGGGCCGTGCGTCCGCGACGGTGGCGTTCCATGCCTACCGGCCGGCCACGGTGCAGGAAGCCCGCAAGCAGGCCTGA
- a CDS encoding molybdopterin molybdotransferase MoeA, with amino-acid sequence MLTYAEALATLVREAHPLGTERVGLSVSAGRLLGADITSPLSLPSFDNAAMDGFAIRSGEGDLPAGTRFTVAGMQAAGDDTAAWPGSDACEIATGARVPDGFDTVVPVERCERNGDSVQLMQDEKRGQNIRRTGGDIAAGAVALRAGRRIDAAAIMLLAALGIDELTVVRRPRVAIINTGSELHASGPLPDGGIHDSNGPFLEAMMASWGVEALPRRRVRDTGDAFHHAVADARAAGADLILTTGAVSAGRFDFVPSALEAMGARELFHKVAIRPGKPILAARFDDGPLVLGLPGNPIAVAVGHRFFVAPVLRAMAGLPPEQPQRVRLDEAYEARPGLQHFALGRVAPDAEGRQVACVQRNQAAYRIVPFTQANAWLAADSAFGDVVDAWPLDPAAAP; translated from the coding sequence ATGCTCACGTATGCCGAAGCCCTAGCCACGTTAGTCCGTGAAGCCCACCCGCTCGGTACCGAGCGGGTGGGCCTTTCCGTGTCCGCGGGACGCCTTCTTGGCGCGGACATCACCAGTCCGCTTTCCCTGCCGTCGTTTGATAACGCCGCGATGGACGGGTTCGCCATCCGCTCCGGCGAGGGCGATCTACCCGCTGGTACGCGGTTCACCGTCGCGGGCATGCAAGCTGCCGGTGACGACACCGCCGCATGGCCCGGCAGCGATGCCTGCGAAATCGCCACCGGCGCGCGCGTGCCGGACGGGTTCGATACCGTGGTCCCGGTCGAACGTTGCGAGCGCAACGGCGACAGCGTGCAGTTGATGCAGGATGAAAAGCGCGGCCAGAACATTCGCCGCACAGGCGGCGACATCGCCGCGGGCGCCGTCGCGCTCCGTGCCGGCCGCCGCATCGACGCCGCGGCCATCATGCTCCTCGCCGCCCTCGGCATCGACGAGCTCACCGTGGTGCGCCGGCCGCGCGTGGCGATCATCAACACCGGTAGCGAGCTGCATGCCAGCGGGCCGCTTCCCGACGGTGGCATCCACGATTCCAATGGCCCGTTCCTCGAGGCGATGATGGCGTCATGGGGTGTCGAGGCACTCCCGCGCCGTCGTGTTCGCGATACGGGCGATGCCTTTCACCATGCCGTGGCGGATGCGCGGGCCGCCGGTGCTGACCTGATCCTCACGACCGGTGCCGTCTCGGCGGGCCGTTTCGACTTCGTGCCATCGGCCCTTGAAGCGATGGGCGCGCGCGAACTGTTCCATAAGGTCGCCATCCGTCCGGGCAAACCGATTCTCGCCGCCCGCTTCGACGATGGCCCCCTCGTGCTTGGCCTGCCGGGCAATCCCATCGCCGTTGCCGTCGGCCACCGCTTCTTCGTCGCACCTGTGTTGCGGGCGATGGCAGGCCTGCCGCCCGAACAGCCCCAGCGCGTACGCCTCGACGAAGCCTATGAGGCACGCCCGGGGCTGCAGCATTTCGCGCTGGGCCGGGTCGCGCCGGATGCCGAGGGGCGCCAGGTGGCGTGCGTCCAGCGTAACCAGGCGGCCTACCGGATCGTGCCGTTTACCCAGGCGAATGCATGGCTTGCCGCGGATAGCGCCTTTGGCGACGTCGTCGATGCGTGGCCGCTGGATCCGGCGGCCGCGCCATGA
- the mobA gene encoding molybdenum cofactor guanylyltransferase, whose translation MIGVILAGGLSSRMGEDKALLRIDGRTLLERTRDVLVEAGAERIVISGARDGGIPDRWPGKGPIGGIASVAAQLMDGELLIVPVDMPALEVATLARLRDEQRMRATRWAGHPLPMRLTLDAITRATLAEMLGLEGRDCSVSALQARVGVATLSLDGVDTRTLVNCNTPDDWREANA comes from the coding sequence ATGATCGGCGTCATTCTCGCAGGTGGCCTTTCCTCACGCATGGGCGAAGACAAGGCCTTGCTTCGCATCGACGGCCGTACCTTGCTGGAGCGAACGCGAGACGTCCTGGTCGAGGCCGGGGCGGAGCGCATCGTGATCAGCGGCGCACGCGATGGCGGCATCCCCGACAGGTGGCCGGGCAAAGGCCCCATCGGCGGCATCGCCAGCGTGGCGGCGCAGCTGATGGATGGCGAACTGCTCATCGTGCCGGTGGACATGCCCGCGCTCGAAGTCGCCACGCTGGCGCGCCTGCGCGACGAGCAGCGCATGCGCGCCACACGCTGGGCGGGCCACCCGTTGCCGATGCGGCTGACGCTGGACGCGATCACGCGCGCGACCCTGGCCGAGATGCTGGGGCTGGAGGGACGCGACTGCTCCGTCTCCGCCTTGCAGGCCCGCGTAGGCGTGGCCACACTTTCGCTCGACGGCGTCGATACGCGGACGCTGGTGAACTGCAACACCCCCGACGACTGGCGCGAGGCGAACGCATGA
- a CDS encoding DUF7009 family protein, with protein MRVQLENDTIRVRIDEDELAELLDNVALMGSTAFGRAFTMRYAIDATNSPACVLDGNAHEWRLEVPLAHLAELKARLPAKEGLVYDIPGNDTVATTVVLDVDIKDSLKRRR; from the coding sequence ATGAGAGTGCAGCTGGAAAACGACACGATCCGCGTCCGCATCGACGAGGACGAGCTGGCCGAACTGCTCGACAACGTGGCCCTGATGGGTTCCACGGCCTTTGGCCGGGCCTTCACCATGCGCTACGCCATCGACGCCACCAATAGCCCGGCCTGCGTGCTTGATGGCAATGCGCACGAATGGCGCCTCGAAGTGCCCCTGGCGCACCTCGCGGAGCTGAAAGCCCGGCTACCGGCCAAAGAGGGCCTGGTCTACGACATCCCGGGCAACGACACCGTGGCCACCACGGTGGTGCTTGATGTGGACATCAAGGACAGCCTGAAACGCCGCCGTTAA
- the fdhD gene encoding formate dehydrogenase accessory sulfurtransferase FdhD, with product MRPEHTTPLGSASRPVTRYERGRITQDDDRLAEEIPVALHFNGKPFAVMMASPVDLEDFARGFALTENRVSDVREITAIEIHEGLEGISIDVVTAQAAANDAPVVPERNIPGRSGCGICGTRELEDVIRRPRPVAAGTTVTPDAIERALEALRAEQPINAFTGSVHAAAWARTDGSLMVVREDVGRHNALDKLIGAMTRRGIDPREGFAVITSRASYEMVTKAAVAGITVLVAISAPTALAVALATDCGMTLAGFARPGRFNVYSRPERIRDAGL from the coding sequence ATGCGACCTGAACACACCACACCCCTCGGCAGCGCCTCCCGCCCGGTCACCCGCTACGAGCGTGGCCGCATCACGCAGGATGACGACCGCCTGGCGGAAGAGATCCCGGTGGCCCTTCACTTCAACGGCAAGCCGTTCGCCGTGATGATGGCCTCGCCCGTGGACCTGGAAGATTTCGCCCGCGGCTTCGCGTTGACGGAGAACCGCGTCAGCGACGTCCGCGAGATCACTGCCATCGAGATCCATGAAGGCCTCGAAGGCATTTCCATCGACGTCGTGACGGCGCAGGCGGCCGCCAACGATGCCCCGGTGGTGCCGGAACGGAACATCCCCGGGCGCAGCGGCTGTGGCATCTGCGGCACGCGCGAGCTTGAAGACGTGATCCGTCGCCCACGCCCCGTCGCCGCCGGCACCACCGTCACGCCCGACGCGATTGAGCGCGCGCTGGAAGCCCTGCGCGCCGAGCAGCCGATCAATGCGTTCACCGGCTCGGTGCATGCCGCCGCGTGGGCACGCACCGATGGCTCACTCATGGTGGTGCGCGAAGACGTCGGCCGGCATAACGCGCTGGACAAGCTGATCGGCGCGATGACCCGCCGCGGCATCGACCCGCGCGAAGGCTTCGCCGTGATCACCAGCCGCGCCAGCTACGAGATGGTGACCAAGGCGGCCGTCGCGGGGATCACCGTGCTGGTGGCCATTTCGGCGCCAACGGCCCTGGCCGTCGCACTGGCCACCGATTGCGGCATGACCCTGGCGGGGTTCGCCCGCCCGGGCCGCTTCAACGTCTACAGCCGCCCGGAGCGGATCCGCGACGCCGGCCTTTAA